One Candidatus Omnitrophota bacterium DNA segment encodes these proteins:
- a CDS encoding nucleotide sugar dehydrogenase, with amino-acid sequence MDNFSVLKKKINSRTAKIAVVGLGYVGLPLAVYFGKKGYFVYGFDTDPARVRKLEGGEKFIVDVDPKDVLRLIKSKKFRPTVDENVLGRADVIIVCVPTPLRKVTLPDISYVVSAARTIRKHLRKGQLVILESTSYTTTTREVVLPILKETGLRSERDFFLCFSPERVNPGDKKFPVVNIPKAVGGISERSARLAYDLYSKIMKKVFKVSSPEVAETSKLLENTFRLVNIALINEFAIVCHKLGISVWEVLECAKTKPFGFMPFYPGPGIGGHCIPCDPVFLSWKAKKLGFKTEMIDLASKMNRFMPKYTVERVKEMLKKQGRGLKNANILVLGAAYKKDVKDLRESPALDIIKELTEEKARVSYFDPFFPYLNIDDINLKCVKLDKKTLSKVDCVILITDHTAVNY; translated from the coding sequence GTGGATAATTTTAGTGTGCTGAAAAAAAAGATAAATTCGCGGACCGCGAAAATAGCGGTTGTCGGCTTGGGGTATGTTGGTTTGCCGCTGGCGGTATATTTCGGCAAAAAAGGCTATTTCGTTTACGGGTTTGATACTGACCCTGCCCGGGTAAGGAAATTGGAGGGCGGGGAAAAATTCATTGTCGACGTTGATCCTAAGGATGTGCTGCGGTTGATCAAGTCTAAGAAATTCCGGCCTACGGTCGATGAGAATGTTTTAGGCCGGGCTGACGTTATTATTGTCTGCGTGCCCACGCCGCTGCGCAAGGTTACTCTGCCGGATATATCCTATGTCGTTTCGGCTGCCCGGACCATTAGAAAGCATTTGAGGAAGGGGCAGTTGGTTATTTTGGAAAGCACGTCTTACACGACTACTACCCGGGAGGTCGTCCTTCCTATATTGAAAGAGACCGGGCTGCGTTCGGAAAGAGATTTCTTCCTTTGTTTTTCCCCGGAACGGGTCAATCCCGGAGACAAGAAATTCCCCGTGGTTAATATTCCAAAGGCTGTGGGAGGTATATCTGAAAGATCCGCCCGGCTCGCATATGATCTTTATTCCAAGATAATGAAGAAGGTCTTTAAGGTTTCCAGCCCTGAAGTCGCCGAGACCTCTAAGCTTCTGGAGAACACGTTCCGGCTGGTTAATATCGCTTTGATCAATGAATTCGCCATTGTCTGCCATAAGCTGGGGATAAGCGTCTGGGAGGTCTTGGAATGCGCTAAGACCAAGCCTTTCGGATTTATGCCGTTCTATCCCGGGCCGGGAATAGGAGGGCACTGCATTCCCTGCGATCCGGTATTTCTTTCCTGGAAAGCGAAAAAACTGGGATTTAAGACTGAAATGATCGATCTGGCCTCTAAAATGAACCGTTTTATGCCCAAATATACGGTGGAGAGAGTCAAAGAAATGCTTAAAAAGCAGGGCAGGGGCCTGAAAAACGCCAATATCCTGGTTTTAGGCGCGGCTTACAAGAAAGACGTTAAGGATTTGCGGGAATCTCCCGCGTTGGATATTATTAAAGAATTGACTGAAGAAAAAGCCCGGGTCAGCTATTTTGACCCGTTTTTCCCGTATTTGAATATTGATGATATCAACCTGAAATGCGTTAAACTGGATAAAAAGACCTTATCTAAAGTTGATTGCGTGATCCTGATTACTGACCACACCGCTGTGAATTATGA